The following proteins are encoded in a genomic region of Candidatus Eisenbacteria bacterium:
- a CDS encoding enoyl-CoA hydratase-related protein, translating to MAYEHVLVDVEGDLGIVTLNRPARRNALSEAVIRELTAAFEQLAAEAPVRAIVLAANGPVFSAGHDLSEIAGRDLDGMRRLLGASANLMRTMQALPQPVVACVHAIATAGGCQLVASADLAVAADVARFATPGGREGWFCITPMIPVQRLLPPKRALEMLFTGDEIDAATALAWGLVNRVVPADRVRDEAKALARRASRGSLGAKALGKRMFYETVELPLEPAYEKAVEAMASSALTDDAREWIRAFLDKRPAVYSKKR from the coding sequence ATGGCGTACGAGCACGTCCTGGTCGACGTCGAGGGCGACCTCGGTATCGTCACGTTGAACCGCCCGGCGCGCCGCAACGCGCTCTCCGAGGCGGTCATCCGTGAGCTCACCGCCGCCTTCGAGCAGCTCGCCGCCGAGGCGCCCGTGCGTGCCATCGTGCTCGCCGCCAACGGCCCCGTGTTCTCGGCCGGGCACGATCTCTCCGAGATCGCGGGCCGCGATCTCGACGGCATGCGGCGCCTGCTGGGCGCGTCCGCCAACCTCATGCGAACGATGCAGGCCCTACCCCAACCCGTCGTCGCCTGCGTGCACGCGATCGCCACGGCGGGGGGCTGCCAGCTCGTCGCATCCGCCGATCTCGCCGTCGCCGCCGACGTCGCGCGTTTCGCGACGCCCGGCGGCCGTGAAGGGTGGTTCTGCATCACCCCGATGATCCCCGTGCAGCGCCTGCTGCCGCCCAAGCGGGCGCTCGAGATGCTGTTCACGGGCGACGAGATCGACGCCGCGACGGCCCTCGCCTGGGGGCTCGTCAATCGGGTCGTCCCGGCAGACCGCGTCCGGGACGAGGCCAAGGCGCTGGCGCGACGCGCGAGCCGCGGCAGCCTCGGGGCCAAGGCCCTCGGCAAGCGGATGTTCTACGAGACGGTGGAGCTCCCCCTCGAGCCCGCGTACGAGAAGGCCGTCGAGGCCATGGCGTCGAGCGCGCTCACCGACGACGCCCGCGAGTGGATCCGGGCGTTTCTCGACAAGCGGCCCGCGGTCTACTCGAAAAAGCGCTGA